The Peribacillus simplex genome contains the following window.
TCGCCGCCTTTTTTATCCATTTGCTTTATCATCTCTTTAGCAACAGCGCATTTGTTCAGTATCTGGGACCGTAATTTGTCCTTTTTCTTTGGTCAAATGGTCCATATAGGCATTGTTGTTAACGACACAATCGTAACGACTATCCATAAGACAAAGGAGAGGCTTCCCCAACTTTTTCATTTGATTTCACCTTTCTTTATAGAGGAATGAATATTCATTCCATTTATAGAGAAGCTACCCGAATCAAATGACTCTAATAGCATTCCATGCGCTTTCTTCAAGTTCTTTTAATAATTCCGGTGTCTCTGCTAGTTTCCCTGTCTCGATCATCTTAATTAACATTACAATTGGTCCATAAACCATCGCAATTAATGCAGATGACGGTAAGGAGCGAATATATCCTTTTTCCTTTCCATCCTCTATTACTCTTATAATGAAGTACAGAAAGTCATTAAACGTTTCTTTACTATTCTCATCCAGATAATAACCATCGTCATGAGAATTTATAAATATAAAAGCATTCACATTTTTTCTTGCAAAATCAAATATTCTAATTAAAATGTGGGTAAACTGCTCACGTATTGTTGAATTAGAAGGAAAGTCGGTTCTTATGGCTTCAGAAAACTGAAGAACACATTTGATAAATAAAGAATTAACAAGGGATTCTTTATTGGCAAAATAACGATAAATGGTCCCAGCGCCCACTTTTGCTTGGTCAGCTATCATTGGTACTGTGGTTCCATCATAACCACGTTCCGCAAAAAGTTTCATAGCTGCTTCAAAAATATCATCTTGTTTGTTTTTGGACATTTCTCTCACCTCATATTAGGAATGAACATTCATTCTGTTTTTAATTATAGTTTAAAGTTATTAAAAGTCAAGTAGTTTGAAGCTATGAACAGAGGTACTGTCAAAAAAATGCGGATTTACAACCAGTACTAAAAAAACAATCCCTCAGTGATATCAAAATAAGATTTTTTAACCGTACTGAGTGTCATACAAATAAAAAAATTCTATTTCATAGTAATCTCTTTTTGGTGCACGTACTCAATAAATCCATTAACAACTTCCTTATATTTTTGTTCGACTTTTTGTTGATCAATTGTTTGGATTTG
Protein-coding sequences here:
- a CDS encoding TetR/AcrR family transcriptional regulator gives rise to the protein MSKNKQDDIFEAAMKLFAERGYDGTTVPMIADQAKVGAGTIYRYFANKESLVNSLFIKCVLQFSEAIRTDFPSNSTIREQFTHILIRIFDFARKNVNAFIFINSHDDGYYLDENSKETFNDFLYFIIRVIEDGKEKGYIRSLPSSALIAMVYGPIVMLIKMIETGKLAETPELLKELEESAWNAIRVI